One part of the Solanum dulcamara chromosome 8, daSolDulc1.2, whole genome shotgun sequence genome encodes these proteins:
- the LOC129899827 gene encoding uncharacterized protein LOC129899827, translated as MSLLGRDLVFDSLEKVRVITERLNMAQSRQKFRSIIWRRDLEFSVDDWVAYELELPLEMAMVHPMFHVSILRKYVDDPSSTIPLKVVNIEENLTYEEVSVESFDQQVKILRNKEVSFLKVL; from the exons atgtcCTTGTTGGGTCGTGATTTGGTTTTTGATtctttggagaaggtgagagtcattacaGAAAGGTTGAACatggctcaaagtcgccagaaGTTCCGTTCCATCATATGGAGAAGAGATCTTGAGTTTAGTGTtgacgattgg gttgcttatgagttggagttaccattGGAgatggctatggttcatccgatgtttcatgtgtctatttTGAGGAAATATGTAGATGATCCTAGTTCCACTATACCTTTGAAAGTAgtaaatattgaagaaaacttgacctatgaagaggtatCGGTTGAAAGTTTTGACCAGCAAGTCAAGATattgagaaacaaggaagttTCATTCCTCAAAGTCCTTTGA